The window CATCATATTCGGTCCCCACACCAACGGAGCGACATTTTATGGCGCGCGTCACCGTCGAAGATTGCATCGATAAGGTCGATAACCGGTTCGACCTGGTTCTTCTTGCCGCACACCGGGCAAGAATGATCTCGTCCGGCTCACAACTTACGATTGACCGCGACAACGACAAGAACCCTGTCGTTTCGCTGCGTGAGATTGCCGATTCGACGATTTCGCCGGAAGACCTCCGCGAGGAGCTGGTGCATTCGCTGCAGAAGTTCGTCGAGGTCGATGAGCCTGAGCCGGACACCATCCCGCTGATCGGGTCGGCTGGCGCCAGCGTCGATGCCGACGACACCGAGGTCGCGGTCGAGCGCATGACGGAAGAGGAGCTTCTGAAGGGCCTCGAAGGTCTGGCGCCGCCGGAAGAGCAGCCCGAGGAAGACGAGTAACAGGGTTTCGAACCTGTTCACTTAATCCTGACAATGATCACATTTTCTCAAGGCCCGGACATTCGTCCGGGCCTTTGCTTTTCCGGACACTTTCAGGGCAAACTTGTGGCGAACAATACAGGTCGCATGAGCGAAACTGACGGAAACGAGGCCTCGATGGCGACTTCGCGCCGTACTTCACGGCAGATGCAGGCTGCAAGCGACACCGTCGCTGTGGTCCCGCCGTCGCCTGCCGTGCCGCCGAAGGTGCCGCGTGCCTCCCGCGCCCGGATGATGCGGCAATATGACCTCGTCGAGCGCGTCCGGTCGTACAATCCGAATACCGACGAGGACATGCTGAACCGGGCCTATGTCTACGCCATGGTCGCCCATGGCGAGCAGACCAGGGCATCGGGCGATCCGTATTTCTCGCATCCGCTCGAAGTCGCGGCGATTCTCACCGACCTCAAGCTCGACGACGCCACCATCGTGGCCGCCCTGCTGCACGACACCATCGAGGACACCGAGGCGACCCGGGCCGAGATCGACCGGCTGTTCGGTGCCGAGATCGGCGCGCTGGTCGAGGGCTTGACCAAGCTGAAGCGGCTGGAGCTGGTGTCGCGCGAGGCCAAGCAGGCGGAAAATCTCCGCAAGCTGCTGCTGGCCATTGCCGACGACGTCCGTGTGCTGCTGATCAAGCTCGCCGACCGCCTGCACAACATGCGCACCATGGAGTTCATGCCGCCGGCGTCGCGCCGCCGCATTGCCGAGGAGACCCTCGATATCTATGCGCCGCTGGCCGGCCGCATGGGCATGCAGGAAATGCGCGAGGAGCTGGAGGAGCTGTCGTTCAAGGTGCTCGATCCGGACGCGTATCAGGTGGTGATGCAGCGGCTGGATGCGCTCACGGAGCGCAACCGCAACCTGATCGGCATGATCGAAAGCCATCTCTCCATGAAACTGGAGAAGAACGGCATTGTTGCGCGGGTCAGCGGCCGCCGCAAACGGCCGTTTTCGATCTGGACCAAGATGAAGCGCAAGTCGGTCGGCTTCGAGCAACTGTCGGATATCTTCGGATTCCGCATCGTGCTGAAGGACATGGAGGCCTGCTACCGCGCGCTCGGCGTGGTGCATACCACGTGGCCGGTGGTGCCCGGCCGCTTCAAGGACTACATCTCGACGCCGAAGCAGAACGACTACCGCTCGATCCACACCACCGTGATCGGCCCCGGCAACCAGCGCGTCGAATTGCAGATCCGCACCGAGGACATGAACCAGATCGCCGAATACGGCATCGCCGCGCATGCCTTCTACAAGGACGGCGTGGGCTCGCCGACCGAGATGCTGAAACGCGAGTCCAACGCCTTCTCGTGGCTGCGCCATACCATCGGCATCCTTTCCGAAAGCACCAACCCGGAAGAATTCCTCGAGCACACCAAGCTCGAACTGTTTCACGACCAGGTGTTCTGCTTCACGCCGAAGGGCAAGCTGATCGCGCTGCCGCGCAATGCCAACGTCGTCGATTTCGCCTATGCCGTGCATACCGACGTCGGCAACAGCGCGGTGGGCTGCAAGATCAACGGCAAGTTCGCGCCGCTGTCGTCGGAATTGCAGAATGGCGACGAGGTTGAGGTGCTGACCTCGGCCGCGCAGCAGGCGCCGCCGTCGGCCTGGGAGTCCCTGGCCGTCACCGGCAAGGCCCGCGCCGCGATCCGCCGGGCCACCCGCACCGCAGTGCGCGATCAATATGCCGGTCTCGGTCGCCGCATCGTCGAGCGGCTGTTTGCCCGCGCCAAGATGGACTACGCCGACGACCAGCTGAAGGGTGCGTTGCCGCGGCTGGCACGCTCCTCGATCGACGACGTCATGGCTTCGGTCGGGCGTGGCGAATTGCGGGCGTCCGATGTGGTCCGGGCGATGTACCCGGATTACAAGGAAGAGCGCGTTGGCCGCTTTGCCGCCAAGAAGGGCGACGACAAGCTGAAGGCGCCCGGCGGTGCCGCGCGGGTCACCTCGATCATCCCGATCCGCGGGCTGGACTCCGATCTGCCCGTGAAATTCGCGCCCAATGGCGGCGCCGTGCCGGGCGATCGCATCGTCGGCATCGTCTCACCGGGCGAGGGCATCACCATCTATCCGATCCAGTCGCCGGCGCTGAAGGATTTTGAGGAAGAGCCGGAGCGCTGGCTCGACGTCAAATGGGACGTGGACGAGTCCAGCCCGCAGCGTTTCCCGGCGCGGCTGTTCGTGCAGAACGTCAACGAGCCCGGCAGCCTGGCGCAGATCGCCACGGTGATCGCCGACCACGACGGCAACATCGACAATATCGGCATGTTCAGGCGCTCGCCGGATTTCACCGAACTCACCATCGATCTCGAGGTCTATGACCTGAAGCATCTCAGCGCTATCATCAATCAGTTGCGCGCCAAGGCCGTCGTCGCCAAGGTCGAACGCGTCAATGGATAGCCTGTTGTCCTGAAGCCCTCCGGAATTCCGTTATGACCAAGACTTCTCCGCTGCGTCTCGGCGTCAACATCGATCACGTCGCCACACTGCGCAATGCGCGGGGCGGGCGGCGTCCCGACCCCGTCCGCGCGGCGCTGGCCGCCATCGCCGCCGGCGCCGACGGCATCACCGCACATCTGCGCGAGGACCGCCGCCACATCCGCGACGACGACATGATCCGGTTGAAGGCGGAAATCTCGAAGCCGCTGAATTTCGAGATGGCGGCCACGCCGGACATGGTGCGGATCGCGCTGGCGACCAAACCGCACGCGGTCTGCCTGGTGCCGGAGCGGCGCGAAGAACTCACCACCGAAGGCGGCCTCGACGTGGTCGGCCAGCGCGAGTCGCTGGAGCCCTCGATCGCGCGGTTCGGCGATGCCGGGGTGCGGGTGTCGCTGTTCATCGCGGCGGACCCGAAGCAGATCGAGATGGCGGCGAAGCTGCGCGCACCGGTGATCGAACTCCACACCGGCGCCTGGTGCGACGCCATCGAAGACGGCGACAGCATCAAGGCCGCCAGCGAATGGCAGCGCATCGTCGAGGGTGCCAAACTGGCTCAATCCGCCGGTCTCGAAGTCCATGCCGGCCACGGCCTCGATTACGCCACAGCCGAGACCATCGCAGCATTGCCTGAGATCATGGAGCTGAACATCGGCTACTACATGATCGGCGAGGCGCTGTTCGTGGGCCTGGCGGAAACCGTGCGCGCGATGCGCGCGGCGATGGAGCGGGGGCGGGGCAGACTGGCGGCCGGCGCATGATCATCGGCATCGGCTCCGACCTGATCGACATCACCCGGGTTGCCAAGGTGATCGAGCGCCATGGCGAGCGCTTTCTCGACCGTATTTTCACCGATTCCGAGCGGGCGAGGGCGCAGCGCCGCGCCAAAAACGAAAAGATGCTGGTGGCGACCTATGCCAAGCGCTTCGCTGCCAAGGAGGCCTGCTCCAAGGCACTCGGCACCGGGATCCGGCAGGGCGTCTGGTGGCGCGACATGGGCGTGGTCAACCTGCCCGGCGGGCGGCCGACCATGCTGCTGACCGGCGGCGCCAAAGCCCGCCTGGAGGCGCTGACGCCTCCCGGGCACGAGGCCCGGATCGACCTTACCATCACCGACGACTGGCCGCTGGCGCAGGCCTTCGTCATAATTTCGGCAGACATCCCGACCAAAGCTTGAACGGCAGCACCGTCGCGGGCTTGAAACTGTCGGCCGAGCCTAAAATTCACTGAGATGTCATGGGATTAGCCGATTTTTCGCGAGCCATTGCCGTCGCCGTTGATTGCGCGGTGGGGAACAACGGGCTAAAAGCCGCCAACGCCTTCAGCCGGACCGAATGTGATCTGAGCCCTCTGGGTTTGCACCGCAATTCGCTCTAAACATCAGAATCAGAGCCTTTTCTCATCGCGGCGACGTCGCGAGAGACACTCCACCAGCGGCGCGGCGATCGCGACGGGAATCGGGAAAGCGATGAGCGTGACATCCGGAACCAAGACTGAAAGCGGCGTCGGTGAAACCATCCGCGTCGTCATCAATGCGCTGTTGATCGCGCTGGTGATCCGGACCTTCCTGTTTCAGCCCTTCAACATCCCCTCCGGCTCGATGAAGGCGACGCTGCTGGTCGGCGACTACCTGTTCGTCTCGAAATATTCCTACGGCTACAGCCACTACTCGATTCCGCTGTCGCCGCCGCTGTTCTCCGGCCGCGTCTTCGGCTCCGAACCGTCGCGCGGCGACGTGGTCGTGTTCCGGCTGCCGAAGGATGACTCTACCGATTACATCAAGCGCGTGATCGGACTGCCCGGCGACCGCATCCAGATGAAAGAGGGCCTGCTCTACATCAACGACAAGCCGGTGCAGCGCGAGCGCCTCAGCGATTTCGTCGGCGAGGATCCCTGCGGCTCCGACGCCACGGCGCGGGTGAAGCGCTGGAAGGAGACGCTGCCGAACGGCGTCACTTATGAGTCCCTCGATTGCGTGGACAACGGCTTCTACGATAACACCAACATCTACACCGTGCCGCCCGGCAACTTCTTCATGATGGGCGACAACCGCGACAATTCCACCGACAGCCGCGTGCTCTCGGCCGTGGGTTACGTGCCGTTCGAGAACATCGTCGGCCGCGCCCAGATGATCTTCTTCTCGATCGCCGAGGGCGAGCATGCCTGGCAGATCTGGCGCTGGCCGACCGCGGTGCGCTGGAATCGCATCTTCTCCATCGTGCGATGAACGACGACGCCAACAAAATCGATACCGATACCGCGCCGAGAGCCGACGATTTGAGCCTGCCGCCTGACGCCATCCCGGAATCCGCTGCCGCCAAGAAGAAGCGCAACCGGGCCGCCTTGAAAGCCGCCGCCGCCGAGATCGAAACAAGGATCGGCTACGCCTTCAAGGACCCGCTGCTGCTGGCGACGGCCTTCACCCACGTCTCGGCACTGAAGGCCGCGCGCAACCGCGCCGACAGCTATCAGCGCCTCGAATTTCTCGGCGACCACGTGCTTGGCCTCGTCGTCTCCGACATGCTGTACCGCGCGTTTCCCGCTGCCGACGAGGGCGAGTTGTCGAAGCGGCTCGCCGACCTCGTGCGCAAGGAAACCTGCGCCGACGTGGCGCGCGCGCTCGGTCTCCTGGACGGCATCAAGCTCGGTACCGTCGGCGCCGGCGCCGGCGCGCGGTTGCGCAAGTCGGTGCTCGGCGACATCTGCGAAGCGGTGATCGGCGCGATCTTCCTCGACGGCGGCTATCCCGCCGCGGAAGTCTTCGTCCAGCGCAACTGGATCGAGCGGATGCGCACGCCGGTGCGGCCGTTGCGCGACGCCAAGACGGTGCTGCAGGAATGGGCGCAGGGCCGCGGCCTGCCGACGCCGGTGTATCGCGAGGTCGAGCGCTCTGGTCCGCACCACGATCCGCATTTCAAGGTCGCGGTCGATGTCAAAGGGCTGGTGCCGGCCGAAGGAGAGGGCGGCAGCAAGCGCGCCGCCGAGAAGGCCGCCGCGCAGGCGATGATCGCGCGTGAAGGCGTCAGCAGTGGCGGCAATGAAGGATAATCTTGTGACCGATGCCGACGAGCCCCATGCTGAAACCGACTCCACGCCTGCGGACACCCGCTGCGGATTCGTCGCGCTGATCGGCGCGCCCAATGTCGGCAAGTCCACGCTGGTCAATGCGCTGGTCGGCTCGAAGGTCACCATCGTCTCGCGCAAGGTACAGACCACCCGCGCGCTGATCCGCGGCATCGTCATTGAGGATCACGCCCAGATCATCCTGGTCGACACGCCCGGCATCTTCCTGCCGAAGCGGCGCCTCGACCGCGCCATGGTCAAGACCGCGTGGAGCGGGGCGCATGACGCCGATCTCGTCTGCGTGCTGCTCGACGCCCGCGAGGGCATCGACGAGGAGGCCGATGTGATCTTCAACCAGCTGGAAAAGGTCAATCACCCGAAGATCCTGGTGATCAACAAGGTTGATATCGTTTCCAAGGAAAAGCTCTTGAAGCTGGCGCAGGCCGCCAACGAGCGCATGAAGTTCGACGAGACCTTCATGATCTCGGCCATGACTGGCGACGGTGTCGACGATCTCCGGCGCCGCTTGGCGAAGGATGTGCCGGAAGGTCCGTATCACTATCCCGAAGACCAGATGTCGGACGCGCCGATGCGGCATCTGGCGGCGGAGATCACCCGCGAAAAGATCTTCCGCCAGCTGCATCAGGAACTGCCGTACCAGTCCACGGTGGAGACCGACACCTGGACCGAACGCAAGGACAAGTCGATCCGCATCGAGCAGACGATTTTCGTCGAGCGCGAAAGCCAGCGCAAGATCGTGCTCGGCAAGGGCGGCGCCACCATCAAGTCGATCGGCGCGGATTCACGGAAAGAGATTGCCGAGATCGTCGGTGTGCCTGTGCATCTGTTCCTGTTCGTCAAGGTACGCGAGAACTGGGGTGACGATCCCAACCGCTACCGTGAAATGGGCCTCGAATTTCCGAAAGAGTAGCAGTCAGCTCGATGGCGGTTCCCACCAACGTCCCGAAGAACGTCTTCTATTTCGAAGTGCTGCTGTACATGTCGCTGACGCTCGACGCGCTGTCGATCGCGTTTCAGGACCGCACGCCCGACGCCGTGATGAGCGATACCACCATCATGGCGGCGAATATCGTCGCCGCCTGCATGCTGCTGCTGTTCGTCTATCTGGTCTGGCTCGCCGCCCAGCGCCGCAAGAGTTGGCCGCGCTGGTTGCTGGTGGCGTCCTTGGTGTTCTCGGTGTTGTCGCTGCTGCAGATCCTGGGCGTCAACGGCCTGCAATTCGACAGCGCCATCGAGATCGTCTCCTGCGCCCTCACGGCGGCCGGGCTGTACTGCGCGTTCACCGGCGACGCGAAAGACTGGTTCAACGGCTAGAGTCCGCAGCAGCCGTAGCCCGGATGCAGCGAAGTTCCATCCGGGATTCACGCAACTGCCTCTCCCTTGTCATTCCCCGACACGCCAATTGGCGTGTCTGAGGACGCGCCTTGGTCGGCGATAGCCGACGAAGGCGCGGGCCCGGAATCCATAACCACCACCATCGAGAATATGGATTCCGGGCTCGCTCGCAGCTGGCGCTGCTCGCGCCCTCAGGCGCGCCAATTGGCGCGCCGGGGAATGACAATTGTAGGGACACCGAAGCTGCGCTTGCATCGACCCTCCCCCTCCAGGGCAGGGCTATCGCATATGACTGATGAGGCTCATCAGGAAGGCATCGTCCCAGCCGGCGCGCTTGATCTTGCGACGCATCGACTTGCCGTCGGGATGGGTCCGCAAGATATTAAGGGCGAGGCGTCGCAGGGTGGCGAGGTTTTCCGGTGCATGGTCTTTTCGTGCGCGGTTGCGATCCTCGCTCATGGCGACGTCGAGCACCCAGTGCAACTGGTTCTCGATGCTCCAGTGCGAGCGAACAATCGCAAGCAGCCGTTTGGCAGACACATATTTGGAGAGCAGAAAGTAGCGCACCACCGCAGGTTCGGCGGCCTTGCCATAGCCGCGGCGGCGCGAGGTGATGCGCCCCAGCGCCTTGACGCCGGGAAAGTCCTGTGTGGCCGCGAAGCGGGGATCGCGCAACACGGTGGCGCGTCGCGCCTCGTGCCGGTCGTGGGTGGAGGGCTCGATCCGTGCGGCAACGCTGCGCTCGCCGCTGCGCGCAAAGCGCCGGATGGCCGCGGCGAACAGCTTGCTCTGGTTGTTCTTCAGCGCCAGCACGTAATCGCCACCCCGCGCCTGCACCATGGCGGCAAAGCCGCGATGGCAATGCAGCGCATCGGCGGTCACGATATTGCCTTCGAGGTCCAGCAGCGCCAGTGCTTCCAGCACACCCGCGCTCTCGTTGCGACCGGGGGCCTTGCGCTGCGCCAGGCAGATTCGGGCCTCGACCGCCCAGACGTTGACCATGTGCAACGGGGTGCTGTGCCGGCCACGCTCGAACGCCCCGCGCAAAGCCTTGCCATCGACTGCCACCACACCTGTCAGGTTGAGCTTGTTGGCCTTGGCAAAAGCCGCGATAAAGCACCGGAATGCCTTCTCGAAGGCCTGCGGCGCCAGCAGGCGGAATACCCGGCTGAAGGTGTCGTGGCTGGGGATGCCGTGCTCCAGACGCAGCAGCAGCCGCAAAAACCCTTCCTTGCTCTGGCCGAACTCGGCCATCTCCGCGCAGCTTTCCGCGCCGCTCAGCGTCGCGGCCAGCGCGATGAACACAACTTCAAGCAGATCGTGCCGCGCATTGTCCGCACGTGGGTCCGGCAATCGCCGGAAAACTCTCCTGAAAGCCTTCATCCGACACCTCCCGATGGTCAGGAGATATCTTCAGAATCCAAATCGTTAGGCTGCGCAATATGGAGTAAAAATCCATATGCGATTCCCCTGCCCTCCAGGGCAGGGGAATCGCACGTCCGATGGGCCAAGCTATTGCGCTGGAAGGAAAATTTGATTCTGAGAGTGTCTCCTGATTCGAGAGGAGCCTGTTTTGGACCGCTTTGCAGAATGCTTTTTGCCGTTGGCCGATCCTCGGAAGAATCAAGCTCAGCACGATCTGACCGAGATGCTGTTCATCGCGCTGCTGGCCACGCTGTGCGGTGCCACGACGTGTTGCGACATCGCGCTGTTTGGGCGGTCGAAAGAAGCGCTGTTGCGCACAATTCTGGTGCTGGAGCACGGGATACCGAGTCACGACACCTTCAGCCGTGTCTTTCGCATCCTCGATCCGGACAGCTTCGAGAAGGTCTTTCGGCGCTTTACCAAGGCGTTCGCGACGGCGACCAAAATCAAGGGAGTGGTAGCTCTCGATGGCAAGGCGCTGAGGAGAGCCTACGAATGTGGCCAAAGTCACATGCCGCCAGTGATGGTGACGGCGTGGAGCTCCATGACCCGCATGGCGCTCGCCAATGTGCTGGCGCCTGGAAACAACGAAGCGGCCGGCGCTTTGCATCTCGTCGAGCTTCTTCAGCTGAAGGGCTGCGTCGTCACGGCGGATGCGCTGCACTGTCATCGCGGGATGGCCAAAGCCATCGTGGGGCGCGGCGGAGACTACGTCTTGGCGGTAAAGAACAACCAGCCGGGCTTGCTGCGCGATGCCAAGGCCGCGATCTCTGCGGCAGAGCGCAAGAAGGCCAAACAAGCCACCACCAAGGACGCCGATCACGGGCGCAAAGAAACCCGAACCGCGATCGTTACTTCCGTCAAGGACATGGCCGAAAAGCACAACTTTCCAGGTCTCAAGGCCGTCGCTCGGATCACCAGCAAACGTGGAAGCGACAAGACCGTCCAGCGCTACTTCCTTCTGACCCAGCGCTACACGCCCGCAGAACTGCTGCGCATCGTTCGCGAACATTGGGGCATCGAAAACGTCTTGCACTGGACGCTCGACGTCGTTCTCGACGAGGATCAGACGCGAAGCCGAAAAGACCATGCTCCCGCCAACCTCGCCGTTCTGCGGCGACTTGCCCTCAATATTGCTCGTGCTCATCCCGATACAAAGACCTCCTTGCGAGGCAAGCTCAAACGCGCTGCCTGGGACGACATTTTCCTCGTCGATATGCTCTTGAACATGCGATAGCCCTGCCCTCCAGGGGAGGGTGAAGAAGAGGCGGCGCCCCGCAAAATCCTGTACACTCCCACCATGGAATGGACCGACGAAGGCATCGTGCTCGGGGTGCGCAAGCATGGCGAATCATCCGCCATTGTCGAATTGCTGACCCGCGGCCATGGCCGCCATCTCGGTCTGGTGCGCGGCGGCGCAAGCGCGCGTTTGCGGCCGCTGCTGCAGCCCGGCAACAGCGTGCGCGCGGTGTGGCGTGCGCGGCTCGATGAACAGCTCGGCTACTACCTGATGGAGGGCACGCGGATGCGCGCTGCCACCGTGCTGGGATCCTCCCACGCCGTCTACGGCGTCACCCATCTGGCCTCATTGGCGCGGCTCTTGCCGGAGCGCGATCCGCACGAAGACATCTACGAGATGCTGGAGCGCATCCTGAACGACTTTGACGATGTCAGCGAAGCCGCCATCCATGTGATCAGGTTCGAACTGGCGATGCTGGCCGAACTCGGTTTCGGGCTCGACCTCGAACATTGCGCCGCCACCGGCGCCACCACCGAGCTGATCTATGTCTCGCCAAAATCCGGCGGCGCGGTGTCACGGCAGGCCGGCGAACCCTGGCGCGACCGTCTGATGCGGCTGCCGCCGTTTCTGCGCGAGGATGGCGGCAGCGACCGCCGCAACAGCTGGTCGGACCAGGACCTGCAGGACGGGTTTGATCTGACCGGCCGCTTTCTGCTCCGCAACGTGCTGGAACCGCGCGGGCAGGGGCACTCAGACGCCCGCGATGGCTTCATCCATGCGGTGACGAAGCATCTGGCGCGGATCACATCGGTCTCCTGAAGCGCAGTTCGATGTTGGCGGGCTCCGGATTCGCGTCTATGGTTGGCCGGTTGACTGAGAAATCGAGAGATATCGCATCCGGATGCTGGTCCGTCTTACCAGAGTGCAGCGGCTGAAAGCAGGGTGGATCGTCGCCCTGATCTATCTGCTGTGCGTGTTGGCGCCGACGATCTCCTATGCATTGCCTGGAGAGCATTCCATCGCTTCGTGCCTGACCGGCGAAAGCTACATGTCCGGTATGGTCCACGTTCGCAGTGACGCGCCGGTACAGCATGTGCATGGCGATGGCCATGTGCATGACCACTCGGCGGTACATTCCTCCGCGCAATCCGACGGTGACCATCGATCGATGTCGATGGCGCTGAACGGTAAATCGGTTCCCGAGGAAACTACCAAGAAAGCTCCGCATTCGTCCGATGGGCAATGCTGCGGGTTGATGTGCGTCTCTGCGCTTCCGGCGACGCTGATCGATATCGGGACGCCTTCCGCGCCGACGGCCCTTTGCGAGATCGAAGGCTCCCGCAAGGTGACCGATAACGCGCCCTCCCGGCTCTATCGTCCCCCGATTTCCTGACCTGAACAAAACGACGCGGTGCCGCGCCCGTTGAGGGCACGCGCGCCTGTGGTCCATCGTCATTTCAGGAAAATAACATGCTTGCGCAGCTTGGGGCGAAGCTCGCCGCCGTTCGTTCGGCGGTCGAGAACCTGTCCGATATCAGATTTCGAACATTCGCGGGGATGACCGCGGCGGCGTTGACGCTGGGAGCGTGCATGCCGACGACCGTGCCGCTCACTGGCGCAGATCCTGCCGATCCCGGCGCAAAGGTCGCTGGCGTTGGCTATCGATCCACCATTGCTCCCTACAGCAGCCTTCGACCGACGGCTCCGTCGTCATGGCGAGAGCAGAACGATCGCGTCGCCCCGGCGCCGAAGTCCGGCCAGTAGGAGCGAGCGATGTACAAAAAGCTCCAAATGCAAAGTGGCGCAGCAAGCCGATCCGGGCCGAGGCACGCTGCGGCCAGCGTGCTGCTTTCGGCCCTGCTTCTGTCGGGATGCGCGACGTTCTCGCCGGACGGAGGGATGAACGTCGTCTCCAGCGTCGCCGGGGAAACCATCAAGAAGGACGTCGTCTCC is drawn from Nitrobacteraceae bacterium AZCC 2146 and contains these coding sequences:
- a CDS encoding holo-[acyl-carrier protein] synthase (product_source=KO:K00997; cath_funfam=3.90.470.20; cog=COG0736; ko=KO:K00997; pfam=PF01648; superfamily=56214; tigrfam=TIGR00516), which encodes MIIGIGSDLIDITRVAKVIERHGERFLDRIFTDSERARAQRRAKNEKMLVATYAKRFAAKEACSKALGTGIRQGVWWRDMGVVNLPGGRPTMLLTGGAKARLEALTPPGHEARIDLTITDDWPLAQAFVIISADIPTKA
- a CDS encoding guanosine-3',5'-bis(diphosphate) 3'-pyrophosphohydrolase (product_source=KO:K01139; cath_funfam=3.10.20.30,3.30.460.10,3.30.70.260; cog=COG0317; ko=KO:K01139; pfam=PF02824,PF04607,PF13291,PF13328,PF19296; smart=SM00471,SM00954; superfamily=109604,55021,81271,81301; tigrfam=TIGR00691), yielding MATSRRTSRQMQAASDTVAVVPPSPAVPPKVPRASRARMMRQYDLVERVRSYNPNTDEDMLNRAYVYAMVAHGEQTRASGDPYFSHPLEVAAILTDLKLDDATIVAALLHDTIEDTEATRAEIDRLFGAEIGALVEGLTKLKRLELVSREAKQAENLRKLLLAIADDVRVLLIKLADRLHNMRTMEFMPPASRRRIAEETLDIYAPLAGRMGMQEMREELEELSFKVLDPDAYQVVMQRLDALTERNRNLIGMIESHLSMKLEKNGIVARVSGRRKRPFSIWTKMKRKSVGFEQLSDIFGFRIVLKDMEACYRALGVVHTTWPVVPGRFKDYISTPKQNDYRSIHTTVIGPGNQRVELQIRTEDMNQIAEYGIAAHAFYKDGVGSPTEMLKRESNAFSWLRHTIGILSESTNPEEFLEHTKLELFHDQVFCFTPKGKLIALPRNANVVDFAYAVHTDVGNSAVGCKINGKFAPLSSELQNGDEVEVLTSAAQQAPPSAWESLAVTGKARAAIRRATRTAVRDQYAGLGRRIVERLFARAKMDYADDQLKGALPRLARSSIDDVMASVGRGELRASDVVRAMYPDYKEERVGRFAAKKGDDKLKAPGGAARVTSIIPIRGLDSDLPVKFAPNGGAVPGDRIVGIVSPGEGITIYPIQSPALKDFEEEPERWLDVKWDVDESSPQRFPARLFVQNVNEPGSLAQIATVIADHDGNIDNIGMFRRSPDFTELTIDLEVYDLKHLSAIINQLRAKAVVAKVERVNG
- a CDS encoding DNA-directed RNA polymerase subunit omega (product_source=KO:K03060; cath_funfam=3.90.940.10; cog=COG1758; ko=KO:K03060; pfam=PF01192; smart=SM01409; superfamily=63562; tigrfam=TIGR00690) is translated as MARVTVEDCIDKVDNRFDLVLLAAHRARMISSGSQLTIDRDNDKNPVVSLREIADSTISPEDLREELVHSLQKFVEVDEPEPDTIPLIGSAGASVDADDTEVAVERMTEEELLKGLEGLAPPEEQPEEDE
- a CDS encoding ribonuclease-3 (product_source=KO:K03685; cath_funfam=1.10.1520.10,3.30.160.20; cog=COG0571; ko=KO:K03685; pfam=PF00035,PF14622; smart=SM00358,SM00535; superfamily=54768,69065; tigrfam=TIGR02191), with protein sequence MNDDANKIDTDTAPRADDLSLPPDAIPESAAAKKKRNRAALKAAAAEIETRIGYAFKDPLLLATAFTHVSALKAARNRADSYQRLEFLGDHVLGLVVSDMLYRAFPAADEGELSKRLADLVRKETCADVARALGLLDGIKLGTVGAGAGARLRKSVLGDICEAVIGAIFLDGGYPAAEVFVQRNWIERMRTPVRPLRDAKTVLQEWAQGRGLPTPVYREVERSGPHHDPHFKVAVDVKGLVPAEGEGGSKRAAEKAAAQAMIAREGVSSGGNEG
- a CDS encoding hypothetical protein (product_source=Hypo-rule applied) produces the protein MGLADFSRAIAVAVDCAVGNNGLKAANAFSRTECDLSPLGLHRNSL
- a CDS encoding GTP-binding protein Era (product_source=KO:K03595; cath_funfam=3.30.300.20,3.40.50.300; cog=COG1159; ko=KO:K03595; pfam=PF01926,PF07650; smart=SM00382; superfamily=52540,54814; tigrfam=TIGR00436) codes for the protein MKDNLVTDADEPHAETDSTPADTRCGFVALIGAPNVGKSTLVNALVGSKVTIVSRKVQTTRALIRGIVIEDHAQIILVDTPGIFLPKRRLDRAMVKTAWSGAHDADLVCVLLDAREGIDEEADVIFNQLEKVNHPKILVINKVDIVSKEKLLKLAQAANERMKFDETFMISAMTGDGVDDLRRRLAKDVPEGPYHYPEDQMSDAPMRHLAAEITREKIFRQLHQELPYQSTVETDTWTERKDKSIRIEQTIFVERESQRKIVLGKGGATIKSIGADSRKEIAEIVGVPVHLFLFVKVRENWGDDPNRYREMGLEFPKE
- a CDS encoding pyridoxine 5-phosphate synthase (product_source=KO:K03474; cath_funfam=3.20.20.70; cog=COG0854; ko=KO:K03474; pfam=PF03740; superfamily=63892; tigrfam=TIGR00559), yielding MTKTSPLRLGVNIDHVATLRNARGGRRPDPVRAALAAIAAGADGITAHLREDRRHIRDDDMIRLKAEISKPLNFEMAATPDMVRIALATKPHAVCLVPERREELTTEGGLDVVGQRESLEPSIARFGDAGVRVSLFIAADPKQIEMAAKLRAPVIELHTGAWCDAIEDGDSIKAASEWQRIVEGAKLAQSAGLEVHAGHGLDYATAETIAALPEIMELNIGYYMIGEALFVGLAETVRAMRAAMERGRGRLAAGA
- a CDS encoding signal peptidase I (product_source=KO:K03100; cath_funfam=2.10.109.10; cog=COG0681; ko=KO:K03100; pfam=PF10502; superfamily=51306; tigrfam=TIGR02227; transmembrane_helix_parts=Inside_1_12,TMhelix_13_35,Outside_36_252), producing the protein MSVTSGTKTESGVGETIRVVINALLIALVIRTFLFQPFNIPSGSMKATLLVGDYLFVSKYSYGYSHYSIPLSPPLFSGRVFGSEPSRGDVVVFRLPKDDSTDYIKRVIGLPGDRIQMKEGLLYINDKPVQRERLSDFVGEDPCGSDATARVKRWKETLPNGVTYESLDCVDNGFYDNTNIYTVPPGNFFMMGDNRDNSTDSRVLSAVGYVPFENIVGRAQMIFFSIAEGEHAWQIWRWPTAVRWNRIFSIVR